One Bradyrhizobium sp. ISRA464 genomic window carries:
- a CDS encoding IS1380 family transposase, producing the protein MPTECSAERFDFGVVEGRAVEAAFDAGLVTSDAGALLLGAADRAIDLVGRFADCFRDHRRPDLIEHAVGTLVGQRVFGIALGYEDLNDHDELRHDPLMAVLAGKLEAKREDCAPVAGKSTLNRLELSRNEPSRYHKIAYDAAAIEALPVTLFLEAHKRPPAQIILDLDATDDPLHGHQEGRFFHGYYDCYCYLPLYVFCGRHLLAAKLRPSDIDASAGSVAEVERIVRQIRVHWPFVRILLRADSGFAREALMAWCERNRVDYLFGLARNTRLVAMIEEELAAARAAAEKTGRPARRFKDFQWSTRGTWSRRRRVVAKAEWTKGEANPRFVVTSLKRAEAGARQLYEDIYCARGEMENRIKECQLDLYADRTSAATMRANQLRLWFASMAYVLICALRRIGLAETIFADATCGTIRLKLLKIGALVRISVRRIKIAMASACPAAEPWGIAAHRLAKAAGARASPA; encoded by the coding sequence ATGCCGACAGAGTGTAGCGCAGAACGGTTTGATTTTGGAGTGGTGGAAGGCCGGGCTGTGGAAGCGGCCTTTGATGCTGGCCTGGTGACGTCGGACGCTGGAGCGCTGCTTCTGGGCGCCGCCGATCGAGCGATCGATCTGGTGGGGCGTTTTGCAGATTGCTTTCGCGATCATCGCCGTCCGGACTTGATCGAGCATGCGGTCGGGACGTTGGTCGGACAACGGGTCTTTGGCATTGCACTTGGCTACGAAGATCTCAACGATCACGACGAGCTGCGGCACGACCCGCTGATGGCGGTGCTGGCGGGCAAGCTTGAGGCCAAGCGCGAGGACTGCGCGCCGGTGGCCGGCAAGTCGACGCTGAACCGGCTGGAGCTGAGCCGAAACGAGCCTTCGCGCTATCACAAGATCGCCTACGACGCGGCGGCGATCGAGGCGTTGCCGGTGACGCTATTCCTGGAGGCGCACAAGCGACCGCCGGCGCAGATCATCCTCGATCTCGACGCCACCGACGACCCGCTGCACGGGCATCAGGAAGGACGCTTCTTCCACGGCTATTACGACTGTTACTGCTATCTGCCGCTGTACGTGTTCTGCGGCCGGCATCTGTTGGCGGCCAAGCTGCGGCCCTCCGACATTGACGCCAGCGCGGGCAGCGTCGCGGAGGTCGAGCGGATTGTCCGGCAAATCCGCGTCCACTGGCCGTTCGTGCGCATCCTGCTGCGCGCCGACAGTGGCTTTGCGCGCGAGGCGCTGATGGCGTGGTGCGAACGGAACCGCGTGGATTACCTGTTCGGGCTCGCCCGCAACACGCGCCTGGTCGCCATGATCGAAGAGGAGCTCGCCGCGGCGCGGGCTGCAGCCGAGAAGACCGGCCGCCCGGCGCGCCGCTTCAAGGACTTCCAGTGGAGCACGCGCGGCACCTGGAGCCGAAGGCGCCGCGTCGTCGCCAAGGCGGAGTGGACAAAAGGGGAAGCCAATCCGCGCTTCGTCGTGACCTCGCTCAAGCGGGCCGAGGCGGGTGCGCGGCAGCTCTACGAGGACATTTACTGCGCCCGTGGCGAGATGGAAAACCGCATCAAGGAGTGCCAGCTCGATCTCTACGCCGACCGCACTTCCGCGGCGACCATGCGCGCCAACCAACTGCGGTTGTGGTTCGCCTCGATGGCCTATGTGCTGATCTGTGCCCTGAGGCGCATCGGCCTTGCCGAAACCATCTTTGCGGACGCCACCTGCGGCACCATCCGCCTCAAGCTCCTGAAGATCGGCGCACTGGTGCGCATCAGCGTCCGCCGCATCAAGATCGCCATGGCCTCGGCCTGTCCGGCCGCCGAACCGTGGGGCATCGCCGCGCACCGCCTGGCCAAAGCCGCCGGAGCCCGCGCCTCGCCGGCCTGA
- the ltrA gene encoding group II intron reverse transcriptase/maturase codes for MSLETPERIRTLQRKLYCKAKAEPAYRFYLLYDKICREDILRHAYALARANAGAPGVDGVTFEQIEASGVEAWLAGLREDLVSKTYRPDPVRRVMIPKPGGGERALGIPTIRCRVIQTAAKLVLEPIFEADFEDSAYGYRPRRSAVDAIKETHRLICRGYTDVVDADLSKYFDTIPHSDLLKSVARRIVDRHVLWLIKLWLQAPVEERDGNGKRRMSGGKNSKRGTPQGGVASPLLSVIYMNRFLKHWRLTGRGEAFRAHIVSYADDFVILSRGYAHEALAWTKAVMTKLGLTLNEAKTSVKDARRESFDFLGYSFGPHRYRKDGHWYLGASPSKKSVQRLKAKVSDILVPGNTGCWLDVRDRLNRLLRGWSTYFGYGTRKPAYRTVDNHVYERVRGFLVRRHKVPSRGTRLFPREAVFGALGVLHLRRVHLGPPPWALH; via the coding sequence ATGAGCCTCGAAACGCCTGAAAGGATCAGGACCCTTCAGAGAAAGCTCTATTGCAAGGCGAAGGCGGAGCCTGCCTACCGCTTCTATTTGCTCTACGACAAGATCTGCCGTGAGGACATTCTGCGCCACGCCTACGCGCTGGCCCGTGCCAATGCGGGTGCGCCTGGTGTTGACGGGGTGACCTTTGAGCAGATCGAGGCGTCGGGCGTGGAAGCATGGTTAGCGGGGCTGCGCGAGGACCTCGTTTCGAAGACGTACCGACCCGATCCGGTGCGGCGGGTGATGATCCCGAAGCCCGGGGGAGGCGAGCGCGCGCTCGGCATTCCCACGATCCGCTGTCGCGTCATTCAGACTGCCGCCAAACTCGTGTTGGAACCGATATTCGAAGCGGACTTCGAGGACAGTGCTTATGGCTATCGTCCGCGTCGCAGCGCGGTCGATGCGATCAAGGAAACGCACCGGCTGATTTGCCGGGGCTATACCGACGTGGTTGACGCCGATTTGTCGAAATATTTCGACACGATCCCGCATTCGGACCTCCTCAAATCGGTGGCCCGACGCATCGTTGACCGGCATGTGCTGTGGCTGATCAAGCTGTGGCTGCAAGCGCCGGTCGAGGAGCGGGACGGCAACGGGAAGCGGCGCATGAGTGGCGGCAAGAACAGCAAGCGCGGCACACCGCAAGGCGGTGTTGCAAGCCCGCTGCTCTCCGTCATCTATATGAACCGGTTCCTGAAGCATTGGCGATTGACCGGACGCGGCGAAGCCTTCCGCGCCCACATCGTCTCGTACGCCGACGACTTCGTCATCCTCAGCCGCGGCTATGCGCACGAGGCTCTGGCGTGGACGAAAGCGGTGATGACGAAACTCGGGCTGACGCTCAACGAGGCGAAAACCTCGGTGAAGGATGCCCGGCGCGAGAGCTTCGACTTCCTTGGTTATAGCTTCGGGCCGCATCGGTACCGGAAAGATGGCCATTGGTATCTGGGCGCGAGCCCGTCCAAGAAGAGTGTTCAGCGGCTCAAAGCCAAGGTGAGCGATATCCTGGTCCCCGGCAACACCGGGTGCTGGCTTGACGTGCGTGACCGGCTCAATCGCTTGTTGCGAGGCTGGAGCACGTACTTCGGCTACGGCACTCGGAAACCGGCGTACCGGACCGTCGATAACCATGTGTACGAACGGGTCCGCGGATTCCTGGTCCGACGTCACAAGGTGCCGTCGCGTGGCACCCGCCTCTTCCCGCGAGAGGCTGTGTTTGGCGCGCTCGGGGTCTTGCACCTCCGACGCGTCCACTTGGGACCGCCGCCGTGGGCCTTGCACTGA
- a CDS encoding DUF3320 domain-containing protein gives MATGVSVYVRRPRDLGLLIRERRLLLGWSQRDLAMRSGVGRQWLVDLEKGKAAAPLHLLIQTLDALGLVIRIFDDTPARLPMSRLVDSGPEAGPGAARDRIVRWRPRVTAPFDVPARQIAAGQAEPRHRAQDQGAGLTYEPTDFESLGETITKDKLYQPEYRAVIERMVTHVIRSEGPVFDELVARRIARVHGLARATGKLLQITRDVTDPVFARSSEDNRSIVWPGADSQKLVPFRDASKEVRDHPDVPLVELASLAASFLAAGHTISKTAELMSRRMGLKRMAENTRSRFEAAAELARSLGADQ, from the coding sequence ATGGCGACAGGAGTTTCCGTGTACGTTCGACGTCCCAGAGATCTTGGACTTCTCATTCGTGAGCGCCGTCTTCTGCTCGGTTGGTCACAGCGCGATCTAGCCATGCGGTCAGGCGTCGGGCGACAGTGGTTGGTTGATCTTGAGAAGGGCAAAGCGGCCGCCCCGTTGCACCTTTTGATCCAAACACTGGATGCTCTCGGGTTGGTGATCAGGATCTTTGACGACACGCCTGCTCGCCTCCCCATGAGCCGGCTCGTGGACAGCGGCCCGGAGGCAGGACCTGGAGCCGCCCGAGACAGGATTGTCCGTTGGAGGCCGCGCGTAACGGCTCCCTTCGATGTGCCTGCCCGGCAGATCGCAGCCGGCCAGGCTGAACCGCGTCACCGCGCTCAGGATCAAGGAGCGGGTCTCACCTATGAACCCACGGACTTCGAATCGCTCGGTGAGACCATAACCAAGGACAAGCTGTACCAGCCCGAATACCGAGCCGTGATCGAGCGCATGGTGACGCACGTCATCAGATCAGAGGGCCCGGTTTTCGACGAGCTGGTGGCGCGCCGGATCGCGCGCGTTCATGGTCTGGCAAGAGCAACGGGAAAGCTGCTCCAGATTACTCGGGATGTCACCGACCCAGTATTTGCGCGATCATCAGAAGATAACCGGTCGATAGTATGGCCCGGTGCTGACTCGCAGAAGTTGGTGCCGTTCCGGGATGCTTCCAAAGAGGTCCGGGACCATCCGGATGTCCCGTTGGTCGAATTGGCGTCCCTTGCAGCTTCATTTTTGGCCGCAGGTCACACGATAAGCAAGACAGCGGAGCTCATGAGCCGACGAATGGGCCTGAAACGCATGGCGGAGAATACCCGCTCTCGCTTTGAAGCTGCTGCTGAACTGGCTCGAAGCCTCGGAGCTGATCAGTAA